The Rhipicephalus sanguineus isolate Rsan-2018 chromosome 10, BIME_Rsan_1.4, whole genome shotgun sequence genome segment ACGACgtcttcacatgacatcgtagcttggtcaaatgtggtccgatcacggaggcaatacaaaaccaggtgagatgcctccgatcttggaggcagtgctaagccacgttaggtgcagaaagctttcgaagggtggcggggccgcatcaatacatcgactgagaaggaaaagcagaaggctttcgccttcgagtcgtcttaagtgaattcataaggaaccctgcgagtttttattTCATGTTCTTAAGAGACTGATTAACAATGAGACCTGACTTTAAGATGCATTGTGTCTCGCTAGCATTTCGTTAAATCTGAGGATGCTACAAGAAAACTATTGCGTTTTAAAACTACTCGCTTTGCTTGATTCTGACTTCCAGATACTCCAGTCCACTTACCATGGAATGACCGACGAGATAGACAGGCCTGTTGGTGAACCTTGACCGCTCCGTGTCCACGTGCTTGAGGATGTCGTCCACGTACACGTCGGCGGACTTGACCATCGCACGACGCCCTTCGCTCAAGCCGTGACCCACTGCGAGGAGGCGAGTACTATTTTATTGTTTGCTGGTGGCTTTCTTTACACACTGTCAAGTGTTGGCTCTGAAGATTCCACAGCAGGGCCTCCGCGAGAAAGTTGTGTTTAATGAACGTAGTTCCATCGGCGCCCAAGATGACGGGGCACAAAATAAACACAGTAGAGCGGGCATTCGTTATCTCTCTTTCTTGCGGCGTCCAGTCGTGATACAGGCCGATAAAGCCACGTTTCATAAAGTCAGAATACCCCTgttcgcacgcctatgattgaGTGTGTTTGCCAGATTGCTGCGGGTCGCTTACCGTGGTCGTGAGCAAACACGTAGCAGCCGAGTCCGACCAGCGCCCGGGCCAGGGTGTCGTAACAAGGGTCGTGGCAGTGCTCGGAGTAACCGTGAGCCAGGAACACCAGAGCCCTGCACAGGCAAAGAGCTGGGCACCGAATTgtgtagagcaggggtctcaaacgcgtGGTCCGCGGGCTATATGCGGCCCGGCGcgaatgactgtctttgtcctatATTTTTTTAGTTTCGTACGAAACATGTTCACAAGCTccgcagacgtgactggtctcctgtaccttttttttttttttcgtaagacaccccatgcggtcaccatgaaTTCGTTGGGAAAAAAATCTATATTTCAgattcagaatcggcgtccagacttCAGTAATTCTGGAGATCAATAGGGATATGTTTTTTTAACACCTGACGTCAGTGGTGCAGGCAGaaatcttttcgggggggggggggggggggagtcgagGAGCACCTCTTCGATCAGACATggggtccgggcagataagtgcggtcgagtgtcatttcgcgctCTGTATCCAATGGCGAagaaaatatcggggggggggggggggcacgggcccggtgtgccactccctggctacgccctacCTGCCGTCAAGTCCCCTTTGGAAATGACCCACCTATGGGATATGGcaaaggcctttttttttttttcaaatggcaatgttagctgacattttgttcaagaaaTAACGTCTAGGCGCACTCACAGCGTCCCCAGGACTCATAAGCCACTCGATCGCACTCAATAGTAACAAGTACTACTACGACTTCTGCCActgactactactactgctattacTACTACTTGTACCATTGTCTACTGCTATTACTTCTGCTTCCACCattgactactactactacttccaccattgactactactactactactactactattactccTGCTTCTGCCATtgactgctactgctactactactactactactactactactactactactactactactactactactgatgcTGCTAATTTTCGATGAGGGCAAAGTGCGAGAACAGTATACTtaaattcaggtgcacgttaaggaacaccaggtggtctaaattaattcgaagtccccccccccccctaatataAGAGTGCCTCATAATCCTACCTCTGCTCGAGTGCtaaccagaaggtcgcgggatcgattcccgacCACTGCAGCCggatttagatggaggcgaaatgctaaaggcccgcgtacatagatttaggtacacgttaaagaacaccagatgatcaaaatttccagagccctccactacactcttaatcagctTCTGGCTAAAtactggctatatccaggaaaccagacgaaaaatgtccggtttcatGTCTATATCTGGCCCTTTCAGCGGGATCTGATTAAGAAtgtacggcgtccctcgtaatcatatcgtcgttttgggacttaaaaccccaacaattaatattatatCATATTCATACTGTGGTCCTCGACACCTAAAAACCCAGAAATTAATCAATTGCTGCTGCtcctacaacaacaacaacaacaacaacaactacaacaaaGACTATAAACAACATACCTCGGTTCCGATTCGGCTCTCCAGGACTTGCAGACGATCTTCTGTTTGTCGCCATTGTAGAAGAAGACGCTGTCGTCGACTTTGACGTCTGCCGGGCTCGGTGCGCTCATTCTGACGCGCCTTCGAGAGCAAGTCTACAGCGGCGCGACAGCGACGAAAAGGTGACAATGGGGCCTTTGCACGGCTGGCTCGGCGGGGTGTCGCGTTGGTGGCGATGATAACCGCGCTTCCGCTGCACTTTGAATTCGGAGCGTCGCGTGCGTTGCGCTATAGCCTCCCCGATTGCTGTTATGACAAAAACAATGTATAAAAACGATTCGTTCAGCAGAAAGAACTATGAAGTGCGTTCGCCATCGTCATTCTTGAGTCTATCACaatgtgctatatatatatatatgacgacgTAATCGTCCGCGGGGGCGGAAACCTACAGGTTGTGCGCGATAGCGTGTCGCCGACAATCTGCGCGTCCTACTTTGGCTCTTTCTTTTTATCAGACTGGTGTTTTCTAACACTTTCGTATGCGCTTATCTATGGTGGCGCGTCAGCCAGTGTAATCTTACAGCGCCGGGGAAAGGCTGAAATGACACTTGTCTAGCTACGATATCAAGTCTTGCTGTGGTACTTGAactctctttgtttgtttgtttgtttgtttgtttgtttgtttgtttgttgtttgtttgtttgttattaaggcgaaagccttggatatgcctcatcaaactcgaaaattggccgtaggcgtcaacacgagttatgcaaaatatcatcacccCTTGGCGTCACCACATGGCGGCACAAATCGCCAACAGTTGTTACGTCATCATGATGACGTAACAAGTTTTGATGTTATAATgccacataatgtgacgtcacacgatgaagtCATCACACAAAAGCATCGCTTGGTCAaggatgggccgatcacggagtcagTGCAGAAGcaggtgaggggcagaaagctagcaatacctccgatcccggaggcagtgcaaaaccgcgtgaggtgcagtAACCTTTCGGCGGGGGAGTGGGGGGGGCTTGGGAGGATCAATacttcgactgagaagaaaagaaaagatggctttcgagtcgtcttaggcgtgtgcataagggaccccgagAGTTTTGATTGTTTGTTAGCGTAGACCGGCTGCGGGGGACTGATTATCATATAAAAGCTCGAACAATGCAGTTGTTGATTAGTCGGCACGGGCTAATTGGTTACGCATGATATGTGAACCACCAGCGTGAATTCAAGCGACACGAACAAAACATTTACACACAACATCAGCGCTTGTATTGTGTGCAAATGTATTGTCCTTGACTTAAAATGGCGCTGTGGTTCTCATATACTGTtgataaagaaaaggaaattgaCAACCAGCCGTTTTGTGGCACGAAGCCACAAGTAAATCGATACGGATTTCAATAGGGTTGAAATAGGGATGTCAAATCACCACACGGTATGATCACCGTACGGATTTATCCGAAACAAAggctcttagttgccgaaaaattcgtccgggtccggggatcgaacccgtgaccaacgcctttccggggcggtcccTCTATTAACTGAGCTAACCacgaagctagcaattggcagcgttagggcgaattcatcgacaactcgaagcaaatTGTCAATTTCCCCGTCTTAATCCTTcagccaccttgcggaattcccCAGAACTGATTCGCTGTTATATTGTTGGTGTTGATGATGTTGTTGGCTCATACCCGCTACGTAGGAGGAGGATTGACCAAGGATGCTATTGTGAACACTTATCGAATTCCGCCATGTAGTCGCTCTTATTGGCCCAGAGGACAGCTACAGCCTTTCTGATTGGCTGAAAgggccgccattacgaaattttacaatatggcggaattcgacagtgtgCTGAATAGTAACTCAACCGTCAGTGGAGACAAAATTTCATCTTCAAGCTAACGTTGATTTCATTTTGTAAATGCGTGCGTATGTGTTTAAAGGAATGTTTAAAAggacaataaagagaaaaatgatttttcccGTATAGGTAAACTACTCTTTCAAGATACCAATATCaccactcttgccgcgagaagacgcttggtaagcgggaaaacgcgcaaaaagaacatgcgggtggcgacgccaccttgagatTCTCGCACcgatcaccgtgacgtcatagattttagcGGCGTcaactagggcctacgtagttcttaatcggtaaaaatgaagtacattgtcctctcagggggccagagacttaatatcccatgtttcaggaaatttcgatgagccaatgtcgttaaaatacgaaaaatacactttgaaatccgcgacgtcatgGGCGGCGATTTCGGTGCAAAGtctaaaaatgaaacattgaccttgattttcttcgcTATTAGTAGACCTGTGTTGGTAGAATTAAcgtcattagagttttcagagcacaGTTTATCAATAGAAACAGTTTCATCGTTTCGCAGTAGTGTCCATTTAATAAAATGTCCTCGGTGTTGCATGCATCACAACGACCGCTCTGTCTTTATCTTGAAGTAGAGTTTCAGGCAGAAGATGCCACCGCCGCTACAGTTGCTCCATCACTTGGATGTTCACTGGCCAAGCGTGGCTGCGGTGTCTCCTCAACCGGGAGCCTTGATGAGCACCAGTTCACGATGTCCTTCAGGGCTTGCTCTCCGACACCATCGGGTTCCTTCAGCAGGCTGTGGTACGCGCCGTTGTAGATCTGTCTTGCAGGAACAAAAAATGAATTGGAACAGCCAACAGTTCTTTATGAAACATCAGAAGTCAACTGCAGCATATCTTAATATAGTCTTATTGGGTGTATCTTAATCGACACACGAAAGTTCCTGAGCTTCTGTTCCTCAGTCCTGCTATGTTATCGTCGCAGCTTGTTTCGTACTCGACCCGTCCACGGGACACATATTCAAATCTCCTTGGTTACGTACCATTCTCGTGGATTTAAACATTACATCCAAACATTTCGTATAACGACTGTTATATGCAAGTGCTCGAGATGGACGCGTCATGTCGCTACAAATATAGCCGCTAAGTTAGTGTTGGCTCTGATGAAAGCGTTCAAGTCGACTTTACGCCGATACGACACGAAGCGAAGACCTAAAATACGTGTATTGCGTATAGCCCTAagttgtcgcgtttcaatccgtgcaCGCACGTTTCCCTTCCTACCGCGTCTTAGCCATGTCACGATACGCATGCGCAGATAGCCAGGTCAAAATAGTGACATTTTTTGCTGTACAATCGATCGGTTGCGTAGATATGCCATTCCACACAGGACCGCTTGAGACGACGTAGCCACAGAGTCTGTGGGCCTTCTAAAGGAGTGTTTCCAAGCCAGCGGCACGAATCAGTTGTTTTACCACCGTTGCTATACCACCGTTGCTATACCACCGTTGCTATAGTCGTTGCTATAccaccgttgctatagtcgaataCGACTTATAAAGTCCGGAGGGGCCCCGCCTAAGTGACTGAAGCGCGACAGCCGATCACCTCCGCGACTacagaaatagtcccgcttataTATGCACTCCACTATGTTCACCtaaggcggagccaccgactgTCTGGCCCGTGACGTCAGTCTGAAGAGCGCGACCATTGGTGCAGACTTGTGTGTATTctcctttgaggaggaaatgccgcagacttctaaagttccATCCGACTACAGATACCAGATATTATATCGCCATTACAGTGTCACATTCCCGGATATTATCACACCATCACCTTGATGCTCTTGTCTTTGCTGGGAACGCGTTTGAAGAAATCACGAGAAGAATCTGGATCGCACATCTTGTCTGCCGAGCCGTGCTGAATGAAAAGTGGCAGCTCCACAGCGTTCACTTGAGAGTGGGCGACCTGCGATGACGTGAATATTTACTTAATGATATTTTACATGCATCCATATTTGGCATCGTTGCCGCAGCTCTAACAAAACCAAAATACTGGTTAACTTATGTTAACTATTGCGTATAAATATCTGCCAAGTAAGCACTGAGGTAAACGAAAAGGGGAAGTTACTCGTAAGTTAGACTTCAAAAGTTACGCTAAACTGCGAATGTGGCTCGGACTCAAGGCTTGGTGTATGCGGATGCAAGGGCTCGCTGGACCGTGTGCTTTTAAGTGAATTAAGTCGTTCGTGCGATTGCTTATTGGTGGCTCAAGCAGCGAGTGCCGCTCTTGTTTCTTAATCAGTGACTTCCGGTCGGCCACCGACTTCCGGTACGCGCGAAATTCAAAACAAATGTATTTAAATTCAAAATAAATCTTTGAAAATAAATAACTCTACGAAATCGTTAGTTATGACTCAAGTTAAGAGTAATATTGCGGGAGGGTCATTTTGGATAATTAAGTTCGGCCTTTTTTTCTATATCCGCTGCCAAGCGATCGTTTTGATTTATTCGTTTGTGTGCTTTTTATGTagcgtgttttttttattgcgctagtTTGTCCtacggcatcaatacacattacacagAGTTGTGAAACTGTATTTCCTCCATGAACTCCAGTAAGGCCCTATGATTCGGACCTTATATCCATCGCTGCAAGTCAGgcggcctggtgtgctgaagtccccCACGCCGCAGGTGCTTCAGCACACCAGACCGCCTGTTAATAGTTATATCTATTTTTGCATCTTACTAGTTTTACTAATTTTATTGAAGCCTGTATTTGTACACGCATTGAAACTGTACTAAGcaccccctatgtaataccctcaaCCAGGGAGCCTTTGGGGGTAACTTGAATCAAAGAATAAATATTTAATACATACGATATCGacgcataagtttacttaagataaggtcTGAATAAccgtcaggataattaatgaaaattaattgaatgcgttctctgaaaaagcaGATGGTTTTGTGAGTAAAATCACTGCAACGGGCTTTACAGTGACTTTACTTGTGACTTTACAGTGACTTTACTTGTGACTTTACTTGTGAGCAGCTCGGatcggcacctggcggagcagatctcaaccacgcacttcttTCTAGGCACAGTATAGTTGTGAAAGAAACAAACAACGAATTGCTATTTGATATGTAACATCAGTATTAACAGCATTACACTGGATGATTAGTAATTGATTTGCTGAGCTGTAAAGCAGAACAGACTCTCACCTCAAGCGCGTTGAACATGGCGGCAGCCCATCCGGCACTCACGTTGCCACGGTAACGCAGGGGGTCATCCTTCATCTGGTCCACTGCTGCGGGGTCCCTGCACGCCAGTTCTACGGCCGTCTTGGCCACAGGAACGTTGGGCAGAATGCGCCCCAGGGCGCGAACGAGGGACATCTATAGAAAACAGGATCCCTATAGCTCCTGTTttgcgttgcgaatctcaaggaCCTAATCCATctgaagcaaatccgaagcctgtatttcccatcattcccatggtggttgaagcgccgctcaagaagcccgcgtagacactagcgccagattcccctctaggtattattgtaagaaactctatgccttaaagggcccctgaaccacccagaggtcgaaattcagttgtggtgttgcagttgtgctcgAGTCTACGGCGAACAtgtagccgcgagaatttttcgaagcGGTGTCgcaatagcggagttacacgcgtttgattatacaaaagaggccctcgctcgtttcgctctttccttcgttaTGCTCCGTCCATTGGTTCGTCTCTCCTCCtcgccgagtgctcctcctcaccgtgcgaggaggaagagcggcgagctcgcGTACTTGCCagcaaacaggttctttttgtggatgatgTGAGAAGACGACAATGATGACGCCACGGCGAACACTGAGGGGTTGAACACTGCCGAAAGGCCCGCAGAGTAGAATGAATTGTTTCTCGTAATTTGTGGGGCGTACGCCGTTCGTAGCGCTGCCGattttggcattgttgatcgtgacggcattctgaactcgatgcgcgcgtcgtttacttgaaatgttaaaaaaattatctgaggggccctttaaaaatgttgcagaggatccctaagcgtttcttttggctaggctGCTGTTAGGGAGGGGTGCTTCAAAGTCTTCTGCGGCGTTTCCCCTCTCCTACGCCGGGGAGGGTAATCGCCAATTCAGGTGGGAAGGGGTCACGTGATTTCCGGGCACGGCTTTTTCGGACGCCAGCTGAGTGCGCGCTTTCGCCAGCCTAGCCAAGAAACGCTTTCGCGATAAAATCTAGATACGTTTTAAAATGAGGGAGAAAGGCTACGTGTATCGCATGGCGCTTACCCGCCACAAACCGTAAAAGCGTTTAATTAGCAGCAACACCACTTCACTATTTAATGGACATAATCTCAGTGTAGCTAGGATGGATATAAAGTTCGGAGATTATATAAAATTATTTAACTGTACGAACACTGAAAACACACGAGccccacatggtcaaaattaatcagaGTTCCCCACTCTGAGACGTGCCTTAAACATATGGTGGTTCTTGCATGCAAAACACGGATCGTAAAACACAACACGGAACACGAAGGAATGGCGAAAACTTTACCTTGAACCGCGAGACCTGCTGAACGCCTAGGAAGGGCGCGAGCAGGACCATGCCGGCGAAATCCTCGGGCCGCCGCTGGACAGCCAGCAGGATGAGAAGGCCGCCCTGGACACGATGCACGACCAAAAAATTGGTTTCAGAAACACGCAAGAGATACAGGATTATGGCTGTTCATTTTCAAGGTACACGTGCATGAAAGCACATTTAACGCAGTTAAGTGATGACTACGGCCGGGACATATACAAAAAAATAAGGGAAGTGTGTCGGTATGGTCACTCTTGCTTTGGCGTTGAAACACGGATCAACTTGAATTCATGAATTTTCAGAGACTTGTGGAccggtggggaaggggggggggggtcgggtaACAACACAGCATGCAGCGTGAGGTACGTGCTTTATATTTAAATTGGTCTCCGCGGACCCCAACcgcatttgagaaccactgctataAGATATAGCACGAACGCAACCCCGTGTTTAAATGCATACGCATTAGGTACACGTTAGGGAacaccatgtggtcgaaatttaagGGGCcgtccactatacggcgtctgtATTGGGACGTGAATAGGAAGTTTTACAATAGGAGGCTTTGCGTTGGCAATCCTATACGGCACGCAATCCAGTCTATAAAAGGGGAGAAAAAACCTTCACGGGCGATTAAGCAGGAAATGTGGCATAAATGATTTACCATTCATCTACCTCTAATTACCTTCAATTATTCTGGCTGCAAATATCAGCCACACTTAGGAAAGAGTACTAACCTATTTTAACCAGCCGTTAACATTAGTCATCAGTTCGCCAACATGAACCAACAGTTGACGAAATGCGGTAAGCTTCAGACAAACTCTCGCACTCTCTCGTTTCGTTCGTCCTCACCTCTGCCCTATCCGTCTCACTTTATTGTTGTCTGTCCCTTCCTTCAAacctttgaggcccgtgtacttagatttatgtgcacattaaagaaccccaggtagtcgaaatttccggagccctccattacgccgtccctcctaatcatatcgtggttttgggacgttaaaccccaacagttattatataTTCCTTCAAACCGTAAATGAAGTTTGCACCAACGTGTGTGACAATTACTGCAggctccctttcttttttttccaaaatcaTTAATTCCTCTACTAACCTTTCCTCCTGAGCACCCTCAGCACAGGTATTCCTCGTTGATCGAACAATTAACAACTTTACAGCTTGGTTCGAGCAATGTTCGAGCAAATACATCGACAAATACATCTacaaagaagaaaatggctttcgccatcgaaccgtcttagcgaatgcataagggaacctgtgagttttacacgaaagctgttatgaggtcacaacagccgattttgatgccgtagttttccgccgccagtgtccgtaaccgcaaTCGTGCACAATGAGAAataaatatccaggatcgagcgggatttgaacccaagCCCTCTGCGTGGCTGCCTATGcgagtattgtaccacagagccacgaggatgcttgaaactccttcgcaaaaagacgctACACAGGTGTCGGGCAAAGAATCAGATTAACAGATGTaacatagcgtggtaggagagcaaaataacaaccaggcgtcacacaattgcgcaacgagtgggtggtttaaagcttcccaaccATTGCGAAGGgttcagccatgattcttcatggtcaccaaccacagcatcaacaaaatgcacatagtgccttatagacgtgtagcGGTTACCTCttttctccgcagaacaacgaataatggcatggtgggtgcttccctacttcacaaaaattacgatgacttatggcgtagtcggtaccttgcaagtgtactcgtagcagtcgccccaagagagtttacaaaggGCTCTATAGAAACGCCGctgctccagctttcgctgtggctgtgctgcgtgttccgcgcagggctggcgttATTTCATCATCAGGTCAATCGGGCAGACCTCTCCTTTAGCCTTCAAGACAACACACTCACCATGGAGTAGCCGATGAGGAAGGTGGGCTTGCCCGTGAACTTTGCGCGCACGCGGTCCACGTGACTCAATATGTCGTCCACGTACACGTCGGCTGTCGTCACGGTTGCCCGTGGACCGTCGCTCCTTCCGTGACCGACTGTGACAGACAGTGAAAGTGCTTCGTTCACATGCTAATCCTAATAATCATCAGCTGTTAACCTAAAGACGCGACGCCTTAGTGTAAGCTACGTCAGAgcactttgacttgggcgagttaaCGGAGACGAAGCGAAGGCACATagaacatggcctccgagatttgcgcGCGCTGTGAGGTTTACTACCGGCGCCAAATCTCGGGGGCCAGAAAGACGTCCTGAAGGCTTCAATCTTTTTGCAGCGTATAGCAACTTGCATTAAATCGCAGTCGTTTGATGAATGTATCCTACTCCATGCCAGAGCTTTATGCAATCGTCGCGGATTCATACGCGAGCGTTCCCGGTATTTGCGTACCAGGGGCGGCTCCAGCGAGGGGCGCGGGGGGGCtagagccacccccccccccttcaacatTTTTGCgtgcccttcccccccccccctcccccaaaagcAAATATAGTCAAAACACAATGCATAAGTTCCCCTCCTCCCTGACCCCTTGAAGGAACTCACTTAATGGTCATGGGTGCCCACCCAGTAaagaaatcctggcgccgcccctgtcaCGGACATTCTTACGTGGCGACATAGGCagcattagagttactgtatatgctacgtttAGGTAGCATATTTTAGGCAgcatctgtacgtggcgccatcccTCGGCGGCGCCAAAGGCGCCGTGTAGTGAACTGAacgggaaataggcgaaaaaagtcgtatctgacaaaaaaaaatgttatcaaaATCGATTCCCGGTTGATATATATCAGAGACGCACTGACATTCCGTAAATATGCGCTATCTCACTAAAAAGCACGTGCTTAATTTTCAGGAGCGgcgtcaggttttttttttttttttttttttactggggggcacccacgacaagcgaGATCCCTCGGCGGGCGAAAGGGGTggggtatggggggggggggggtgcagggagGCTAGAAACTTATGTTTTGTGTTTCGGTTATGTTTGTTCTTGggcggagggggaggggaaaaagTGGCAAAAGGGGGCATTCCCAGGGCATTCGCACATCTCCCATAAGCAACACATTGGGCCACATTGTAAAATTTTTCAATAAGCTGGGAGGTACGCGCTTTTTTTGTCGCGCAACTGCAGTTTTTACCAGACTGTTACAGTACCAGTGGGTCTGTTCTGTATAGAAGCGAGAGTCGATTTTCATAACTAGTTTGTTTCGTTAGATACGATATTATTTCTCCAAtatcccattcagttacggcagggcTCCGCTG includes the following:
- the LOC119372386 gene encoding monoglyceride lipase-like encodes the protein MAPLGHGRSDGPRATVTTADVYVDDILSHVDRVRAKFTGKPTFLIGYSMGGLLILLAVQRRPEDFAGMVLLAPFLGVQQVSRFKMSLVRALGRILPNVPVAKTAVELACRDPAAVDQMKDDPLRYRGNVSAGWAAAMFNALEVAHSQVNAVELPLFIQHGSADKMCDPDSSRDFFKRVPSKDKSIKIYNGAYHSLLKEPDGVGEQALKDIVNWCSSRLPVEETPQPRLASEHPSDGATVAAVASSA